A genomic window from Algoriphagus sp. Y33 includes:
- a CDS encoding VCBS repeat-containing protein — protein MNSQLILKNGKSSKSILVITLGVYFLFSACQENRKESTSTLFEEVGSDSTHLTFTNKIQETDLANILTYQYFYNGGGVAVGDLNNDGWEDLYFTSNQGQNKLFLNQGKLKFRDITLATGTAGKENSWATGTAIVDINGDGLKDIYVCYSGDLPDERRRNQLFINQGLDKDGIPFFKEMAAEYGLDDPGYSTSVYFADLDLDGDLDMLLLNHNPRLFNNLNINAFEVMLNTADSMSSTKIYKNENGVFRNATKESGLSETGLSYGLGASIADFNRDGYPDIYLGNDYSAPDYLYINQRDGTFVNKANGAFGHTSLYTMGVDAADINRDGKLDIISLDMLPEDNARQKLLFTPENYEHYSLFLKAGLHHQLMRNMLQLNNGDGTFSEIGQLAGVSATDWSWSPLFADFDNDGFTDLFVSNGFLKDFTNLDFINYRNEYLQNSKVSAAGIKELIEKMPATKIGNYAFKNVNGIQFENQSENWGLNTPGNSNGAVYVDLDQDGDLDLVINNLNEPAQIFENKTSDSEKSNYLQIRLKGLQGNGDGVGASVSVYQNGQLNYQEQQIYKGYQGNVSSLLHFGLGEGKADSVEVRWKNRKISRIMNPGINQILEIGEAEAELEIVYDNWSLTDFTLIGTYPIKTVVPLPNDFKRQSQLLYSLSQQKVSMIQADLTGDGEVELIIADGNRVYSVSQSGIPNKEDSYQIYNSDSPTITSIASFDIDGDSDLDLYIAKGGYFDMVEDDPRQRDLLLINDGKGNFTVSEMGFGSHSSENVTVWDANGDGLDDLFVGSGYTPGRWPESHQSTLLISSGNGTFSAIQLENISRVKASQSIDLDQDGIEELIIASEFDRIRIINFKEGKVMDRSKEFLPNGKSGIWSSILIKDLDKDGYPELIAGNWGLNSRLQTDANTPVQIYFGDFDSNGSIDPLMTFQIMGQEFPFFSRDELATQMYKKKVLFTTHEAFSKAGIRDILSEEELMKSEVLKAQTLETKMYTLKNRVFEEVKLPGLVQSSPIQAISSLKSSKGFDLLLLGNQENARLKVGRVDSNPGWLLYKNDQGAWELSEPNKTGLMLTSNVSSVVGNENLIWIGIPNAGVFQYVY, from the coding sequence TTGAACTCCCAACTTATACTTAAAAATGGAAAATCATCAAAATCAATCCTAGTCATTACACTGGGAGTTTACTTTCTATTTTCTGCCTGTCAGGAAAATAGGAAAGAAAGTACATCTACACTTTTTGAGGAAGTAGGTTCAGACTCTACCCATCTCACTTTTACCAATAAGATCCAAGAAACAGATTTAGCCAATATTCTTACTTACCAATATTTCTACAATGGAGGAGGGGTGGCTGTAGGTGATCTGAACAATGACGGCTGGGAAGATCTTTACTTCACGTCCAACCAAGGTCAAAACAAGCTTTTTTTAAATCAGGGAAAACTGAAATTTAGAGATATTACCCTTGCTACCGGAACTGCCGGCAAAGAAAATTCCTGGGCCACCGGCACAGCCATTGTGGACATCAACGGCGATGGTCTCAAAGATATTTATGTGTGCTACTCCGGTGATCTCCCGGACGAGCGGCGGAGAAATCAATTATTCATCAATCAGGGGCTGGACAAAGACGGTATTCCGTTTTTCAAGGAAATGGCCGCGGAATATGGATTGGATGATCCGGGATATAGTACATCGGTGTATTTTGCAGATCTTGATCTCGATGGGGATTTGGATATGCTCTTACTCAATCATAATCCCAGACTTTTCAATAACCTAAATATAAATGCATTCGAAGTTATGCTAAACACAGCAGACTCGATGAGCAGCACCAAGATTTACAAAAATGAAAATGGGGTTTTTAGAAATGCCACCAAAGAATCAGGTTTGTCCGAAACAGGTTTGAGCTATGGCTTGGGAGCTTCCATTGCTGATTTTAACAGGGATGGTTATCCTGATATTTATCTGGGGAATGATTACTCTGCACCTGACTACCTCTACATCAATCAGCGCGATGGTACGTTTGTCAATAAGGCAAATGGAGCGTTTGGCCATACAAGTCTATACACTATGGGGGTGGATGCTGCTGATATCAACAGGGATGGAAAATTGGATATCATCAGTCTGGACATGTTGCCTGAGGATAATGCCCGGCAGAAATTGTTGTTTACCCCTGAGAATTATGAACACTACAGTCTTTTTCTTAAAGCTGGGCTTCATCATCAGCTGATGCGAAATATGCTGCAGCTGAATAACGGGGATGGGACTTTTTCGGAGATTGGGCAGTTGGCGGGAGTCAGTGCTACAGATTGGAGTTGGTCACCTTTGTTTGCTGATTTTGACAACGACGGCTTTACGGATCTATTTGTCAGCAATGGTTTTTTGAAGGATTTTACAAATCTGGATTTCATCAATTATAGAAACGAATACCTTCAAAACTCCAAAGTGTCTGCTGCAGGAATCAAAGAATTGATAGAGAAAATGCCGGCGACCAAAATTGGCAATTACGCATTCAAAAACGTCAATGGAATCCAGTTTGAAAACCAATCCGAAAACTGGGGACTGAATACTCCGGGGAATTCCAATGGAGCTGTTTATGTGGATTTGGATCAGGATGGTGATCTGGATTTGGTGATCAATAACCTCAATGAACCTGCTCAAATTTTCGAAAACAAGACTTCTGACTCAGAAAAATCAAATTACCTGCAAATTAGGCTAAAAGGACTTCAGGGGAACGGAGATGGTGTAGGAGCCAGCGTGAGTGTCTATCAAAATGGCCAACTCAACTACCAAGAACAGCAGATCTATAAAGGCTATCAGGGCAATGTGAGTTCCCTTCTCCATTTCGGCTTGGGAGAAGGAAAAGCGGATTCTGTTGAAGTGCGCTGGAAAAACAGGAAAATCAGCAGAATCATGAATCCTGGAATTAATCAAATACTAGAGATCGGGGAAGCTGAAGCAGAACTTGAAATAGTGTATGACAATTGGAGTTTAACCGATTTCACACTAATTGGAACATATCCAATCAAGACTGTTGTACCACTGCCGAATGATTTCAAACGTCAAAGCCAATTGCTGTATAGCCTGTCTCAACAGAAAGTGTCAATGATCCAAGCTGATCTAACTGGTGATGGGGAAGTCGAGCTGATCATTGCTGATGGAAACAGAGTCTATTCCGTTTCCCAATCAGGAATCCCCAATAAAGAGGATTCCTATCAAATATATAATTCGGATTCCCCGACGATCACATCAATTGCTTCTTTTGATATAGACGGAGATTCCGACTTAGATCTTTACATCGCCAAAGGTGGATATTTTGATATGGTGGAAGATGATCCCAGACAGCGGGATTTATTATTGATCAATGACGGGAAAGGAAATTTTACCGTGTCTGAGATGGGTTTTGGGTCTCATTCTTCAGAAAATGTCACTGTTTGGGATGCAAATGGGGATGGGTTGGATGATCTGTTTGTTGGGTCGGGGTATACACCGGGGAGATGGCCTGAATCGCATCAAAGTACACTATTGATTAGCTCAGGCAATGGCACTTTTTCGGCTATTCAACTTGAAAATATTTCCAGGGTGAAAGCCTCCCAGAGCATTGATTTGGATCAGGATGGAATCGAAGAATTGATTATAGCGTCTGAATTTGACCGAATCCGGATAATCAATTTTAAGGAGGGGAAAGTAATGGATCGTTCGAAGGAATTTTTGCCAAATGGAAAGTCAGGGATATGGTCATCCATTCTCATCAAGGACTTGGACAAGGACGGATATCCTGAGCTTATTGCAGGTAATTGGGGATTGAACTCCAGACTACAGACAGATGCAAACACTCCGGTGCAAATTTATTTTGGAGACTTCGACAGTAATGGATCTATCGATCCGCTGATGACTTTCCAGATTATGGGCCAGGAGTTTCCTTTCTTTTCCAGAGACGAGCTTGCGACCCAGATGTATAAGAAAAAAGTTCTTTTTACTACTCATGAAGCATTTTCCAAAGCCGGCATTCGGGATATATTAAGCGAGGAAGAATTAATGAAATCCGAAGTGCTAAAAGCTCAGACATTAGAAACGAAAATGTACACTTTGAAAAACAGGGTATTTGAAGAAGTAAAATTACCTGGTTTGGTGCAGTCTTCACCGATACAGGCGATATCATCTCTGAAATCTTCCAAAGGTTTTGATCTGCTTCTCTTGGGAAATCAAGAGAATGCTAGACTAAAAGTAGGAAGAGTCGACTCAAACCCGGGCTGGCTTCTGTATAAAAATGATCAGGGAGCTTGGGAGCTTTCGGAACCTAACAAAACAGGCCTTATGCTGACATCCAATGTGAGTAGTGTGGTAGGGAATGAGAATTTAATCTGGATAGGAATTCCGAATGCCGGAGTGTTCCAGTATGTATATTAA
- a CDS encoding DUF4097 family beta strand repeat-containing protein, with product MKLKQIKFRLLSLSTFWLGIASLTSCDSDLELVQSINEEFPGITSIQIESSFLDVTYQGNENSQSVHLLGTLESSRGGNYFIEYRVDRNKLIIEVERRGIGKGNNRGYLNLSGPKLMNIDVETGSGNSYINNVSSQEFQFEGGSGNLELSHISAPHIDLELSSGKVTASHLVGDVELEVSSGIATFSYVEGDITAVGSSGNFDFRQINGKVTSSLNSGNGSLNKVQEIGRLRISSGNYKVDASYLGVNTRFEGASGNFDIKTDSDLNDFNFDLKSSSGNLSVGGSTSSGSLKIDNGSPYTVSGVVSSGNIQIRNM from the coding sequence ATGAAATTGAAACAAATTAAATTTCGCTTACTTTCTTTATCTACGTTTTGGTTAGGTATAGCTTCTTTGACATCTTGCGACTCTGATCTTGAGTTGGTTCAGTCTATTAATGAGGAATTCCCCGGGATTACCTCCATCCAGATCGAATCCTCATTTCTTGATGTGACTTATCAGGGAAATGAAAATTCCCAATCTGTGCATCTTCTAGGAACGTTGGAGTCGAGCAGAGGGGGAAATTACTTTATTGAGTATAGAGTGGATCGGAATAAGCTGATAATCGAAGTGGAAAGACGCGGTATTGGCAAGGGCAATAATCGGGGTTACCTTAATCTTTCAGGTCCCAAATTGATGAATATAGACGTGGAAACAGGATCAGGAAATAGTTACATAAACAATGTTTCTTCACAGGAGTTTCAATTTGAAGGCGGATCCGGTAATCTGGAGTTGTCTCATATAAGTGCTCCACATATTGATTTGGAACTAAGTTCGGGTAAGGTCACTGCGTCACATTTAGTAGGTGATGTGGAGTTGGAGGTTTCTTCCGGTATCGCAACTTTCTCGTATGTGGAAGGAGATATAACTGCTGTCGGATCGAGTGGAAACTTTGATTTCAGGCAGATAAATGGAAAAGTAACTAGTTCCTTGAATTCCGGAAACGGATCGTTGAATAAAGTTCAAGAGATTGGTAGATTGAGAATTTCCTCAGGAAATTATAAAGTAGATGCTTCTTACTTGGGAGTTAATACACGATTTGAAGGAGCATCAGGGAATTTTGATATAAAGACAGACTCCGACTTGAATGATTTCAACTTTGATTTGAAATCATCCAGTGGAAATCTAAGCGTAGGGGGAAGCACTTCTTCCGGGTCATTGAAGATCGATAACGGTTCTCCTTATACCGTGTCGGGTGTTGTCTCCAGTGGCAACATCCAAATAAGGAATATGTGA
- a CDS encoding carboxylesterase: MLRKILLGIFAAAMVLAIVYMLGPKVKNQEITIEFPEVPTRLAELRSYVAQREDTVQGLKPGNEAYIVWADSLNKRKTPYSIVYIHGFGASPMEGDPVHRFLASHFGANLFVTRLPDHGIKRDNGLEYMSPQALANAAGEAYQIGKSLGDEVIVVGTSMGGALTLLLASQQPDIKAVIVYSPAIRDYGEKLSAFFNPWAEKIMEMTMMEKKMIHQTREGEKAMYWSEDYHINAYESLAVIMYSNMNENTFKKIKQPLFLGYYYKDNEAQDLVVSVPKMKEMFEEISTPEALKREKAFPNSGDHVIGSSITSGDWEGVLFSTIDFLENVVKVPAKPEFQEKVDDLIQVQETIE, encoded by the coding sequence ATGCTAAGAAAAATATTACTGGGCATTTTTGCCGCAGCCATGGTACTTGCCATCGTCTATATGCTCGGACCTAAAGTAAAGAATCAGGAAATTACAATTGAATTTCCTGAAGTTCCTACCCGCCTAGCTGAATTGAGGAGTTATGTGGCTCAAAGAGAGGATACCGTGCAGGGACTGAAGCCTGGAAATGAAGCCTATATCGTATGGGCAGATAGCTTGAACAAACGCAAGACTCCCTACTCTATTGTTTATATTCATGGGTTTGGTGCAAGCCCCATGGAAGGAGACCCTGTTCATAGGTTCCTTGCCTCCCACTTCGGTGCCAACCTCTTTGTGACCCGGCTCCCTGATCATGGCATCAAAAGAGACAATGGTCTGGAGTATATGAGCCCGCAGGCATTGGCCAATGCTGCAGGCGAAGCATATCAAATCGGAAAAAGTCTGGGAGATGAGGTAATTGTAGTCGGCACATCTATGGGAGGTGCACTGACTTTGCTTTTGGCTAGCCAGCAACCTGACATCAAGGCAGTGATCGTCTATTCCCCGGCAATTAGGGATTATGGGGAAAAACTCTCTGCATTCTTCAACCCTTGGGCAGAAAAAATCATGGAGATGACTATGATGGAAAAGAAAATGATCCATCAGACGCGGGAAGGCGAAAAAGCCATGTATTGGTCGGAGGACTACCATATCAATGCATATGAAAGTCTTGCAGTAATTATGTACAGCAATATGAATGAAAATACATTCAAAAAAATAAAACAACCCCTATTCTTGGGATACTATTACAAAGACAATGAAGCTCAGGATTTGGTGGTCTCGGTACCTAAGATGAAGGAAATGTTTGAAGAAATCTCTACCCCCGAAGCACTAAAGCGGGAGAAGGCATTTCCAAATTCCGGTGATCATGTGATCGGAAGTTCTATTACCTCCGGAGACTGGGAAGGAGTACTTTTCAGTACAATTGATTTCTTAGAAAATGTAGTAAAAGTCCCTGCGAAACCTGAATTTCAAGAAAAAGTGGACGACCTGATCCAAGTGCAGGAAACCATTGAATAA
- a CDS encoding antibiotic biosynthesis monooxygenase yields the protein MIANTPRPPYYAVIFSNIRTEIEEGYVETALEMIRLAETQDGYLGHESVRENLGITVSYWKNTDAIRNWKQQTDHLLAQRMGREKWYAAYKTRICLVERDYEFGISDS from the coding sequence ATGATCGCAAACACCCCGAGGCCTCCCTACTATGCTGTGATTTTTTCCAATATAAGAACCGAAATCGAAGAAGGTTATGTCGAAACTGCATTGGAAATGATACGATTGGCGGAAACTCAGGATGGTTACCTTGGACATGAAAGTGTAAGAGAGAATCTGGGAATCACCGTAAGTTATTGGAAAAATACTGACGCAATCCGCAACTGGAAGCAACAAACTGACCATCTTCTTGCGCAAAGAATGGGTAGGGAAAAATGGTATGCTGCTTACAAAACTAGAATATGCCTCGTAGAACGGGATTATGAATTTGGGATTTCGGACAGCTGA
- a CDS encoding sialate O-acetylesterase, which yields MKSTWKVFALFILFSCEFSKFDSAVTMPKLFGEGMVLQRERAISLWGKGIPGENVRVSLAGAVTSGTVDADSSWILKMPKLPAGGPYILEVNNQKIKDVYIGDVWVAGGQSNMEWKLKSQVIGAEQEFMEGGNPEIRFFKIPTSYSAVKLEDVVGGDWKVADSVNMKDFSAVAWFFAKRNNQEKKVPVGIIESNWGGTPVEGWMDAEILAQMEGSFKGQATDIIENNESWDAKLKENESNRHMRDSMVIKPDSLLASQVAAISYDDSNWRRVNLPQGNPLQHIAWVRKKFTLAAIDNARLHLTDIEQMAYVYLNGKLLHYKDWGTTVPEIEIPSEMLIKGTNVLTVRAINTWNNRPSIGKPGEMYLLQVGKKISLEGAWAYSNSVVEPHLPVVEWYNWMPGMMYNAMIVPITKYTIKGAIWYQGESNAGRHEEYKTLFSTMITNWRTDWGLGDFPFLYVQLANFMERKEVQPESDWAFLREAQRQTLELPKTGMATIIDIGEADDIHPKNKKDVGERLWLLARNVAFGEKILASGPRFDSLSKQGNELIISFKSVGEGLKLKEGSEVKGFIVASENGSFQQISASIIGKEKVKILLPSGIEAGEIRYAWADNPEVNLVNNLELPAEPFRAKFE from the coding sequence ATGAAAAGCACCTGGAAAGTATTTGCACTCTTTATTTTGTTTTCCTGTGAGTTCTCAAAGTTTGATTCGGCTGTTACTATGCCCAAGCTTTTTGGAGAGGGAATGGTCTTGCAGCGTGAGAGAGCCATCTCCTTATGGGGGAAAGGCATTCCGGGGGAAAATGTGCGGGTAAGTCTGGCAGGTGCCGTTACCAGCGGAACTGTTGATGCTGATAGCTCATGGATTTTGAAAATGCCAAAACTACCGGCTGGAGGACCCTATATACTGGAGGTAAATAATCAAAAAATCAAGGATGTCTATATAGGGGATGTTTGGGTGGCTGGAGGTCAGTCCAATATGGAGTGGAAATTGAAATCGCAGGTTATCGGTGCCGAACAGGAATTTATGGAAGGTGGAAATCCTGAGATAAGGTTCTTTAAGATTCCAACTTCCTATAGCGCAGTCAAGTTGGAAGATGTGGTAGGAGGTGATTGGAAAGTAGCTGATTCGGTGAATATGAAGGATTTTTCGGCAGTAGCTTGGTTTTTTGCAAAGCGAAATAATCAGGAAAAAAAAGTGCCGGTGGGAATCATCGAGTCTAACTGGGGAGGAACACCTGTAGAAGGCTGGATGGATGCTGAGATTTTGGCTCAAATGGAAGGTTCGTTTAAGGGCCAGGCTACAGATATCATAGAAAACAATGAAAGCTGGGACGCTAAATTGAAAGAAAATGAATCGAACAGGCATATGCGCGATTCTATGGTAATCAAACCTGATTCTCTTCTGGCTTCGCAGGTAGCGGCTATTTCTTACGATGACTCCAATTGGAGAAGAGTCAATTTGCCGCAAGGAAATCCTTTACAGCATATTGCCTGGGTGCGGAAGAAATTCACCCTTGCTGCTATAGATAATGCAAGACTTCATTTAACAGACATTGAACAAATGGCCTACGTGTATTTGAATGGAAAATTACTTCATTACAAAGATTGGGGAACCACGGTTCCTGAGATAGAAATACCGTCAGAAATGCTGATAAAAGGAACAAATGTATTGACTGTTAGAGCTATCAACACTTGGAATAACCGGCCAAGTATTGGGAAACCGGGTGAAATGTACCTGCTTCAGGTTGGTAAGAAAATATCTTTGGAGGGAGCATGGGCTTATTCTAATTCTGTGGTAGAGCCTCATCTGCCTGTTGTAGAATGGTATAATTGGATGCCCGGAATGATGTACAATGCCATGATTGTTCCGATCACCAAGTATACGATCAAAGGTGCCATTTGGTATCAAGGAGAAAGCAATGCGGGACGTCATGAAGAATATAAAACTCTTTTCTCTACCATGATTACCAATTGGAGGACTGACTGGGGCTTGGGTGACTTCCCATTTCTGTATGTACAGCTGGCTAATTTTATGGAACGAAAAGAAGTACAACCTGAAAGTGATTGGGCATTTTTGAGAGAAGCCCAGAGGCAGACTTTGGAGCTTCCGAAGACAGGAATGGCGACAATTATCGACATAGGGGAAGCAGATGATATTCACCCCAAAAACAAAAAAGATGTAGGAGAAAGGCTTTGGTTACTGGCTCGGAATGTGGCATTTGGAGAAAAGATTTTAGCCTCTGGACCACGGTTTGATTCACTTTCTAAACAGGGAAATGAGTTGATAATTAGTTTTAAATCCGTAGGAGAAGGATTGAAACTTAAAGAGGGGAGTGAAGTGAAGGGGTTTATCGTGGCAAGCGAAAATGGAAGCTTTCAACAAATTTCCGCTTCTATAATAGGGAAAGAAAAAGTGAAGATCTTGCTTCCTTCAGGAATTGAAGCCGGAGAAATCCGCTATGCGTGGGCTGATAACCCTGAGGTTAATTTGGTAAACAATCTTGAATTACCTGCTGAGCCATTTAGGGCGAAGTTTGAGTGA
- a CDS encoding glycoside hydrolase family 9 protein → MKSKHVLFLSLLLFQLGCKSPTIDLYLPIDESIRLNQIGFYPDQQKIAVVLGNDGVEDFVIWDEEKGDIVYEGKIAKEVTKTLSGYDSRIANFTQLSQTGNYVFVLAGVGKSYPFRIDSHVNQELGKAGIKAFYYQRAGVALDKTHAGIWARPLGHPDDQVMVHPSAVSPTRKAGDLISSPRGWYDAGDYNKYIVNSGITVGTLLSLYEDYSSYFQELELNIPESGDQIPDLLDEIRWNLDWMITMQDPKDGGVYHKLTTAKFEGMVEPHLAVSQRYVVAKSTTATLDFAAVMAQASRVYKAYFPEESVTYLKAAEKAWNWAKNNPDMLYKQNEMNKQFDPDVVTGAYGDSGAEDERVWAASELFVTTHNLTYWEELVEADQSFKLPSWNQVSWLGYYSLLRHQDSISLLPQEWMATLKINLLSAARAQIEGAGSAAFRSPMTTNVRNFIWGSNAMASNQGILLLYAYTQSNEQVFLEGALDNLDYILGRNATGYSYVTGFGSKTPKHPHHRLAESRTDLPPLPGFIVGGPNPGQQDGCTYASSFADESYIDETCSFASNEIAINWNAPFAYLVNAVEAIRN, encoded by the coding sequence ATGAAAAGTAAGCATGTGCTATTCCTAAGTTTGCTTTTGTTCCAATTGGGATGTAAATCTCCGACGATAGATTTATACTTACCTATTGATGAATCAATTCGTCTCAATCAGATCGGATTTTATCCTGATCAACAAAAAATTGCAGTAGTCTTAGGTAATGATGGAGTTGAAGATTTTGTGATCTGGGATGAAGAAAAGGGTGATATCGTCTACGAAGGGAAAATAGCCAAAGAGGTTACAAAAACACTTTCTGGATATGATTCAAGAATTGCGAATTTCACTCAATTGAGCCAAACCGGGAATTATGTTTTTGTGTTGGCAGGAGTAGGCAAATCTTATCCATTTCGGATCGATTCACACGTCAATCAAGAATTGGGAAAGGCCGGTATTAAAGCTTTTTATTACCAGAGGGCTGGTGTGGCGTTGGACAAAACTCACGCCGGTATTTGGGCTAGACCCCTTGGACATCCGGATGATCAAGTAATGGTCCATCCTTCGGCAGTTTCTCCCACAAGAAAAGCAGGCGACTTAATTTCTTCGCCAAGAGGATGGTACGATGCCGGGGATTATAATAAATACATAGTCAATTCGGGAATCACAGTCGGAACCCTTCTTTCCCTTTATGAAGATTACTCAAGCTATTTCCAAGAGCTTGAGTTGAATATTCCTGAATCAGGAGATCAAATTCCTGATTTGCTTGATGAAATCCGTTGGAATCTGGATTGGATGATCACAATGCAGGATCCGAAGGACGGGGGAGTATACCACAAACTCACCACTGCAAAATTTGAAGGAATGGTGGAGCCGCACTTAGCAGTTTCACAGAGATATGTAGTAGCCAAAAGCACCACGGCTACATTGGATTTTGCTGCTGTGATGGCTCAGGCATCGCGCGTGTACAAAGCCTATTTTCCGGAGGAATCCGTCACTTATTTGAAAGCAGCGGAAAAAGCTTGGAACTGGGCTAAAAACAATCCTGATATGTTGTATAAGCAAAATGAGATGAATAAACAGTTTGATCCGGATGTTGTGACCGGTGCATATGGAGATTCCGGTGCCGAAGATGAACGGGTTTGGGCAGCATCCGAACTTTTTGTCACTACACATAACTTGACTTATTGGGAAGAATTGGTAGAAGCAGATCAAAGTTTCAAACTTCCGTCTTGGAACCAAGTATCCTGGCTGGGCTATTATTCCTTGCTAAGACATCAAGACAGTATCAGCTTATTGCCTCAAGAATGGATGGCAACTTTAAAAATAAACTTATTATCTGCTGCTAGGGCGCAAATCGAAGGTGCTGGCTCAGCAGCTTTCCGAAGTCCTATGACTACGAATGTCAGGAATTTCATTTGGGGATCAAATGCTATGGCTTCCAATCAGGGAATACTATTGTTGTATGCTTATACGCAGAGTAATGAGCAGGTTTTCTTGGAAGGAGCATTGGATAATCTGGATTATATCCTCGGAAGAAATGCCACTGGCTATTCTTACGTTACCGGTTTTGGGAGCAAAACGCCCAAGCATCCCCATCATAGATTGGCCGAGTCAAGGACTGATTTGCCTCCGCTGCCCGGATTTATCGTGGGAGGTCCCAATCCCGGACAGCAGGATGGATGTACGTATGCCAGCTCCTTTGCAGATGAATCATACATTGACGAAACCTGCAGCTTTGCATCCAATGAAATTGCGATTAATTGGAATGCTCCTTTTGCTTATTTAGTTAATGCTGTGGAGGCTATTAGAAATTAA